One window from the genome of Mugil cephalus isolate CIBA_MC_2020 chromosome 23, CIBA_Mcephalus_1.1, whole genome shotgun sequence encodes:
- the atp5pf gene encoding ATP synthase-coupling factor 6, mitochondrial has protein sequence MALHRLFQLSSVLRSAVSLTLRRNIGISAVLFNRAKELDPIQKLFLDKIRDYNTKSKSSGGIVDAGPSYQKNVSEEETKLQRLYGGGDMNKFPDFKFTEPKLEDGPK, from the exons ATGGCACTTCACCGGTTATTCCAGCTGTCCTCCGTGCTGCGCTCCGCCGTGAGCCTGACCCTGCGCAGGAACATCGGCATCTCCGCCGTCCTCTTCAACCGGGCCAAGGAGCTCGACCCCATCCAGAAACTGTTCCTGGACAAGATCCGGGACTACAACACCAAGAGCAA GAGCTCTGGTGGGATTGTGGATGCAGGTCCCTCTTACCAGAAGAACGTGTCTGAGGAAGAAACCAAACTGCAGAGGCTATATGGCGGCGGAGACATGAACAAGTTCCCCGACTTCAAGTTCACAG AGCCGAAGCTCGAGGACGGACCCAAGTGA
- the LOC125001137 gene encoding ras-related protein Rap-2a-like: MREYKVVVLGSGGVGKSALTVQFVTGTFIEKYDPTIEDFYRKEIEVDSSPSVLEILDTAGTEQFASMRDLYIRNGQGFILVYSLVNQQSFQDIKPMRDQIIRVKRYQQVPVVLVGNKVDLEEEREVSPSEGQALAEDWGCPFMETSAKSKTMVDELFAEIVRQMDFCPLPDRREACCPACSVQ; the protein is encoded by the exons ATGCGGGAGTATAAGGTGGTGGTGCTCGGCAGCGGCGGGGTGGGGAAGTCGGCGCTCACGGTACAGTTCGTCACCGGGACGTTCATCGAGAAGTACGACCCGACCATTGAAGATTTCTACAGGAAGGAGATCGAGGTGGATTCCTCTCCGTCGGTGCTGGAGATCCTCGACACGGCCGGCACCGAGCAGTTCGCCTCCATGAGGGACCTCTACATCAGAAACGGCCAGGGCTTCATCCTGGTCTACAGTCTGGTCAACCAGCAAAGTTTTCAGGACATCAAGCCCATGAGAGATCAGATCATCAGGGTTAAAAG GTACCAGCAGGTGCCGGTGGTGCTGGTGGGGAACAaggtggacctggaggaggagagggaggtgtCCCCCAGCGAGGGCCAGGCGCTGGCCGAGGACTGGGGCTGCCCCTTCATGGAGACGTCCGCCAAGAGCAAGACCATGGTGGACGAGCTTTTCGCCGAGATCGTGAGGCAGATGGATTTCTGCCCTCTGCCAGACCGGAGAGAGGCCTGCTGCCCCGCCTGCAGCGTACAGTAG
- the jam2a gene encoding junctional adhesion molecule 2A isoform X1, with product MEGTSLCLPVVILLMQCSPSAPVTVSSSKPKVEVHEYADAVLSCEFRTEKDQNPRIEWKKKGKDVSFVYYEGRFRGPLEGRASIDGATVKLRKVTQEDAGEYRCEISAPLDSVSLGETNVTLKVLVPPQIPSCDIPSSAVTGSVVQLHCRDRHSIPPATYSWFKDNKKMNQPRQTNATYKIDSNTGLLEFKAVAKEDTGRYSCLASNGVGLPQMCKGKHMTIEDVNVAAVVAGVVVVFLIVVICGCGGFLLNRNGFFSPGHRGRSFWISQCHGAAHISSQTLHRTEDTSNVNYVPPPQEPQDFKHTQSFML from the exons ATGGAGGGGACGTCCCTGTGTCTGCCCGTTGTCATTTTACTGATGCAAT GTTCTCCCTCAGCTCCTGTTACCGTATCCAGCAGCAAACCTAAAGTGGAGGTACACGAGTACGCAG ACGCAGTGCTGTCCTGCGAGTTCCGGACGGAGAAAGACCAGAACCCACGCATCGagtggaagaagaaggggaaggatGTTTCCTTCGTGTACTACGAAGGACGCTTCAGAG GTCCCTTGGAGGGCCGAGCGTCCATTGACGGGGCGACGGTGAAACTTCGTAAGGTGACCCAGGAAGATGCCGGAGAGTACCGCTGTGAGATCAGCGCTCCTCTGGACTCTGTCAGCCTGGGAGAGACCAACGTTACTCTCAAAGTTTTAG TGCCGCCTCAAATCCCGTCCTGTGACATCCCCAGCTCCGCAGTGACCGGCTCAGTGGTGCAGCTGCACTGTAGGGACCGGCATAGCATCCCACCGGCAACATACTCCTGGTTCAaggacaacaaaaaaatgaatcaaccCCGTCAAACCAACGCAACCTATAAAATCGACTCAAACACTGGACTTCTG GAGTTTAAAGCCGTCGCCAAAGAGGACACCGGCCGATACAGCTGCCTGGCGTCCAACGGAGTGGGATTGCCCCAGATGTGTAAGGGCAAGCACATGACAATAG AGGACGTCAACGTTGCAGCGGTGGTTGCAGGGGTGGTGGTCGTCTTTCTGATCGTCGTGATCTGCGGTTGCGGGGGGTTCCTCTTAAACCGTAACGGCTTCTTCTCCC CAGGACACAGAGGAAG GTCATTTTGGATCTCCCAGTGTCACGGTGCAGCCCACATCAGCAGCCAAACCCTGCACAGAACTGAAGACAC GTCCAACGTCAACTACGTCCCTCCGCCCCAAGAA CCCCAggatttcaaacacacacagtcgtTCATGCTCTGA
- the jam2a gene encoding junctional adhesion molecule 2A isoform X2, whose product MEGTSLCLPVVILLMQCSPSAPVTVSSSKPKVEVHEYADAVLSCEFRTEKDQNPRIEWKKKGKDVSFVYYEGRFRGPLEGRASIDGATVKLRKVTQEDAGEYRCEISAPLDSVSLGETNVTLKVLVPPQIPSCDIPSSAVTGSVVQLHCRDRHSIPPATYSWFKDNKKMNQPRQTNATYKIDSNTGLLEFKAVAKEDTGRYSCLASNGVGLPQMCKGKHMTIEDVNVAAVVAGVVVVFLIVVICGCGGFLLNRNGFFSRHRGRSFWISQCHGAAHISSQTLHRTEDTSNVNYVPPPQEPQDFKHTQSFML is encoded by the exons ATGGAGGGGACGTCCCTGTGTCTGCCCGTTGTCATTTTACTGATGCAAT GTTCTCCCTCAGCTCCTGTTACCGTATCCAGCAGCAAACCTAAAGTGGAGGTACACGAGTACGCAG ACGCAGTGCTGTCCTGCGAGTTCCGGACGGAGAAAGACCAGAACCCACGCATCGagtggaagaagaaggggaaggatGTTTCCTTCGTGTACTACGAAGGACGCTTCAGAG GTCCCTTGGAGGGCCGAGCGTCCATTGACGGGGCGACGGTGAAACTTCGTAAGGTGACCCAGGAAGATGCCGGAGAGTACCGCTGTGAGATCAGCGCTCCTCTGGACTCTGTCAGCCTGGGAGAGACCAACGTTACTCTCAAAGTTTTAG TGCCGCCTCAAATCCCGTCCTGTGACATCCCCAGCTCCGCAGTGACCGGCTCAGTGGTGCAGCTGCACTGTAGGGACCGGCATAGCATCCCACCGGCAACATACTCCTGGTTCAaggacaacaaaaaaatgaatcaaccCCGTCAAACCAACGCAACCTATAAAATCGACTCAAACACTGGACTTCTG GAGTTTAAAGCCGTCGCCAAAGAGGACACCGGCCGATACAGCTGCCTGGCGTCCAACGGAGTGGGATTGCCCCAGATGTGTAAGGGCAAGCACATGACAATAG AGGACGTCAACGTTGCAGCGGTGGTTGCAGGGGTGGTGGTCGTCTTTCTGATCGTCGTGATCTGCGGTTGCGGGGGGTTCCTCTTAAACCGTAACGGCTTCTTCTCCC GACACAGAGGAAG GTCATTTTGGATCTCCCAGTGTCACGGTGCAGCCCACATCAGCAGCCAAACCCTGCACAGAACTGAAGACAC GTCCAACGTCAACTACGTCCCTCCGCCCCAAGAA CCCCAggatttcaaacacacacagtcgtTCATGCTCTGA
- the jam2a gene encoding junctional adhesion molecule 2A isoform X3, whose product MEGTSLCLPVVILLMQCSPSAPVTVSSSKPKVEVHEYADAVLSCEFRTEKDQNPRIEWKKKGKDVSFVYYEGRFRGPLEGRASIDGATVKLRKVTQEDAGEYRCEISAPLDSVSLGETNVTLKVLVPPQIPSCDIPSSAVTGSVVQLHCRDRHSIPPATYSWFKDNKKMNQPRQTNATYKIDSNTGLLEFKAVAKEDTGRYSCLASNGVGLPQMCKGKHMTIEDVNVAAVVAGVVVVFLIVVICGCGGFLLNRNGFFSRHRGRSNVNYVPPPQEPQDFKHTQSFML is encoded by the exons ATGGAGGGGACGTCCCTGTGTCTGCCCGTTGTCATTTTACTGATGCAAT GTTCTCCCTCAGCTCCTGTTACCGTATCCAGCAGCAAACCTAAAGTGGAGGTACACGAGTACGCAG ACGCAGTGCTGTCCTGCGAGTTCCGGACGGAGAAAGACCAGAACCCACGCATCGagtggaagaagaaggggaaggatGTTTCCTTCGTGTACTACGAAGGACGCTTCAGAG GTCCCTTGGAGGGCCGAGCGTCCATTGACGGGGCGACGGTGAAACTTCGTAAGGTGACCCAGGAAGATGCCGGAGAGTACCGCTGTGAGATCAGCGCTCCTCTGGACTCTGTCAGCCTGGGAGAGACCAACGTTACTCTCAAAGTTTTAG TGCCGCCTCAAATCCCGTCCTGTGACATCCCCAGCTCCGCAGTGACCGGCTCAGTGGTGCAGCTGCACTGTAGGGACCGGCATAGCATCCCACCGGCAACATACTCCTGGTTCAaggacaacaaaaaaatgaatcaaccCCGTCAAACCAACGCAACCTATAAAATCGACTCAAACACTGGACTTCTG GAGTTTAAAGCCGTCGCCAAAGAGGACACCGGCCGATACAGCTGCCTGGCGTCCAACGGAGTGGGATTGCCCCAGATGTGTAAGGGCAAGCACATGACAATAG AGGACGTCAACGTTGCAGCGGTGGTTGCAGGGGTGGTGGTCGTCTTTCTGATCGTCGTGATCTGCGGTTGCGGGGGGTTCCTCTTAAACCGTAACGGCTTCTTCTCCC GACACAGAGGAAG GTCCAACGTCAACTACGTCCCTCCGCCCCAAGAA CCCCAggatttcaaacacacacagtcgtTCATGCTCTGA
- the mrpl39 gene encoding 39S ribosomal protein L39, mitochondrial, whose amino-acid sequence MATRTVRQLLQRRFASASAALRPSPAEILGQRNAVFSREQARQRALYPRIEKIEVSMQGPGLDGTLLIMNKGMSTPLSCARHLTEHHVTSSALALVDGEPWPLHQPLTRSCSLSLLTFKEKDPTLVNQAYWRSCAALLGQVLETAFKDDYTVELLSTPEVPVTSGAFCCDVVLDSQLDSWTPSEESLRSLTKGAQQLIHKNLAWEPLEVAPSVALEAFAHSRCKQEEVEQKASQNPKGRVMLYRCGDHVLLSGGPLVARTGLCFQYEVTALHSLGEGPWGLRRRAQGLSLPLQLQAHHTVWRKLRQRAEKLVDVPEPKEEVTPSSPPDSDRPPPSV is encoded by the exons ATGGCGACGAGGACCGTGCGTCAACTTTTGCAGCGTC GTTTTGCGTCGGCCTCGGCCGCCCTGCGTCCGTCTCCCGCCGAGATCCTCGGCCAGCGCAACGCCGTCTTCTCCAGAGAGCAGGCCCGGCAGCGCGCCCTGTACCCCCGCATCGAGAAGATCGAGGTGTCCATGCAGGGCCCCGGACTGGACGGCACGCTGCTCATCATGAACAAGGGCATGTCCACCCCGCTGAGCTGCGCCAGAC ATCTCACCGAGCATCACGTGACGAGCTCGGCCCTGGCCCTGGTGGACGGCGAGCCGTGGCCCCTCCACCAGCCCCTCACCCGCTCGTGCTCGCTCAGTCTGCTCACGTTCAAGGAAAAGGACCCGACGCTGGTGAACCAG GCCTACTGGCGATCCTGTGCTGCCCTCCTGGGTCAGGTGCTGGAGACGGCCTTCAAGGATGATTACACCGTGGAGCTGCTCAGCACACCAGAGGTGCCAG TGACTTCAGGGGCCTTCTGCTGTGACGTGGTGCTCGACTCTCAGCTCGACTCGTGGACTCCCTCTGAG GAGTCGTTGCGTTCTCTGACCAAAGGGGCCCAGCAGCTAATCCACAAGAACCTGGCCTGGGAGCCTTTAGAAGTGGCCCCATCCGTGGCGCTGGAGGCCTTCGCTCACAGCAG GTGTAAacaggaagaggtggagcagaAAGCCTCACAAAACCCCAAAGGCAGAGTGATGCTCTACAGGTGTGGAGACCACGTTCTGCTGAGTGGGGGCCCCCTGGTGGCCAGGACAGGCCTGTGCTTCCAGTACGAGGTGACGGCCCTCCACAGCCTGGGAGAGGGACCCTGGGGCCTCCGTCGTAGAGCCCAGGGCCTCTCGCTgcctctgcagctgcag GCTCACCACACAGTCTGGAGGAAGCTGAGGCAACGAGCAGAGAAACTG GTGGACGTACCCGAACCTAAAGAAGAAGTGACCCCGTCTTCTCCTCCTGACTCCGACCGGCCCCCACCCTCTGTGTAA